Proteins from one Juglans microcarpa x Juglans regia isolate MS1-56 chromosome 6S, Jm3101_v1.0, whole genome shotgun sequence genomic window:
- the LOC121236700 gene encoding (-)-germacrene D synthase-like — protein sequence MSLTVSAISAQTQNSNSVVNRPVANFRPSLWRDHFLSIANNSMETYGNVEQVQKLKEEVQRMLMAPVDKPSQKLELIDAIQRLGASYHFESEIDSVLQEIHKREDELEISGHGLYTVALRFRLLRQQGYNIPSDVFNKFKDSKGNFRESLIDDVQGILCLYEASHMRVHGEDILDEALDFTTARLETLMVTADSNPSVAAQVSHALQRPLRKCLPRLEARHYLSIYQESSSFNEVLLNFAKLDFNILQGQHQKELVHISRWWKDLDVATKLSFARDRVVELYFWILGVYFEPQYALARRILTKIICMMSIIDDAFDAYGTLEELELFTNAVKRWDINCIDQLPQSMKLIYKALLDVYEEIEEEMSKEGRFYRVYYAKEEMKNQVQAYFVEAKWFNENYVPTFEEYMDNALGSSAYSALTTLSFVGMGDIVTKEAFDWVFSHPRMVKAAEIIGRLMNDIVSTDFEQQRGHVVSGIECYMKQHDMSKQEVHEEFHRLIVNAWKDMNEELLKPTQVPMPLLLRILNLARVLDLLYKNEDAYTHLGEVLIEGVTSLLVDPVLL from the exons GAAACCTATGGGAACGTGGAGCAAGTCCAGAAGCTGAAGGAAGAAGTGCAGAGAATGTTGATGGCTCCCGTCGATAAACCATCACAAAAGCTGGAGTTGATTGATGCGATCCAGCGTTTAGGCGCATCTTACCATTTTGAAAGTGAGATTGACTCTGTATTACAAGAAATTCACAAGCGTGAAGATGAACTGGAAATCTCTGGTCATGGCCTTTACACCGTTGCTCTTCGTTTTCGATTACTGAGGCAACAAGGTTATAACATTCCAAGCG ATGTTTTCAACAAGTTCAAGGACAGCAAAGGGAACTTCAGGGAGTCACTTATTGACGATGTGCAAGGCATTTTATGCTTGTATGAAGCTTCGCATATGAGGGTGCATGGAGAAGATATACTTGATGAGGCACTCGATTTTACAACCGCTCGCCTTGAGACGTTGATGGTAACTGCAGATTCAAATCCATCTGTTGCTGCACAAGTAAGTCATGCCTTACAGCGGCCCCTTCGAAAGTGCTTGCCGAGGTTAGAGGCGAGACATTACTTGTCTATCTACCAGGAAAGTAGTTCATTTAATGAGGTTTTGTTGAACTTCGCTAAGTTAGATTTTAACATACTGCAAGGACAACACCAGAAGGAACTTGTCCATATCTCAAG GTGGTGGAAAGATTTAGACGTTGCGACAAAGTTATCTTTTGCCCGAGATAGAGTGGTTGAATTGTACTTTTGGATTTTAGGTGTGTACTTTGAACCCCAGTACGCTCTTGCTAGGAGGATTCTTACCAAAATAATTTGCATGATGTCAATAATAGATGATGCATTTGATGCCTATGGTACATTAGAAGAACTCGAGCTCTTTACAAACGCAGTTAAAAG GTGGGATATCAACTGCATTGACCAACTCCCACAGTCCATGAAATTGATCTATAAAGCACTCTTGGATGTTTATGAAGAAATTGAGGAAGAGATGTCCAAGGAAGGAAGGTTCTATCGCGTTTACTATGCTAAGGAAGAG ATGAAGAATCAAGTTCAAGCCTACTTTGTTGAAGCCAAATGGtttaatgaaaattatgtacCCACGTTCGAGGAGTATATGGATAACGCACTTGGATCAAGTGCTTACTCTGCTCTTACAACCTTATCTTTTGTTGGCATGGGAGACATCGTAACAAAGGAAGCCTTCGATTGGGTCTTCAGTCACCCTAGGATGGTTAAAGCAGCAGAAATCATTGGCAGGCTCATGAATGATATTGTTTCCACTGat TTTGAGCAACAGAGAGGCCATGTTGTCTCAGGCATTGAATGCTATATGAAGCAGCATGATATGTCAAAGCAAGAGGTACATGAAGAATTTCATAGGCTGATTGTGAATGCATGGAAGGATATGAATGAGGAGCTCCTTAAACCTACTCAAGTTCCAATGCCTCTCCTTTTGCGGATTCTCAATCTCGCACGTGTATTGGATCTTCTTTACAAGAATGAAGATGCGTACACACATCTTGGAGAAGTACTGATAGAGGGTGTCACTTCATTGCTTGTCGATCCAGTATTGCTATAA